In Felis catus isolate Fca126 chromosome E1, F.catus_Fca126_mat1.0, whole genome shotgun sequence, the following proteins share a genomic window:
- the CWC25 gene encoding pre-mRNA-splicing factor CWC25 homolog, with product MGGGDLNLKKSWHPQTLRNVEKVWKAEQKHEAERKKIEELQRELREERAREEMQRYAEDVGAVKKKEEKLDWMYQGPGGMVNRDEYLLGRPIDKYVFEKMEEKEAGCSSETGLLPGSIFAPSGANSLLDMASKIREDPLFIIRKKEEEKKREVLNNPVKMKKIKELLQMSLEKKEKKKKKEKKKKHKKHKHRSSSSDGGSSQDERSRGRAQKKTADSSPVLSKAPGYGLQIRDSYHSQGLQSPLTAKQKGMHGLKNYSRSRSSSHSPPRHVSKKNTREAGSRDRSSRSPGRRSRSPRPSKPHNSKVNRRERGRTKSPSPKKEVYQRRHAPGYTRKLSSEELERKRQEMMENAKWREEERLNILKRHAKDDEREQKLEKLGSRDGRFIHRMKLESASTSSLEDRVKRNIYSLQRTSIALEKNFMKR from the exons aatctgaagaagagcTGGCACCCCCAGACCCTCCGCAATGTGGAGAAGGTGTGGAAGGCCGAGCAGAAGCATGAGGCTGAGCGGAAGAAGATCGAAGAGCTTCAGCGGGAGCTGCGGGAGGAGCGGGCCCGGGAAGAGATGCAGCGCTATGCCGAGGACGTCGGGGCCGTCAA gaaaaaagaagaaaaattggacTGGATGTATCAGGGTCCTGGTGGGATGGTGAACCGTGATGAGTACTTGCTGGGGCGCCCCATTGACAAGTACGTTTTTGAGAagatggaggagaaggaggcaggcTGTTCTTCGGAGACGGGACTGCTCCCAGGTTCCATTTTTGCCCCATCCGGTGCCAATTCCCTCCTCGACATGGCCAGCAAAATCCGGGAGGACCCGCTCTTCATCATCAG gaagaaggaggaagagaaaaaaagagaggtgtTGAATAACCCcgtgaaaatgaagaaaatcaaagaattG TTGCAAATGAGtctggaaaaaaaggagaagaagaaaaagaaggagaagaaaaagaagcacaaGAAACATAAGCACAGAAGCTCAAGTAGCGATGGCGGCAGCAGCCAGGATGAGCGCAGCCGGGGGAG AGCTCAAAAGAAGACGGCAGATTCTTCCCCTGTTTTGTCCAAAGCCCCTGGATACGGCTTACAG ATCAGGGACTCCTACCACAGCCAGGGACTGCAGAGTCCTCTGACGGCCAAGCAAAAGGGAATGCACGGGTTGAAGAATTATTCCAGGTCCAGAAGctcctcccactcacctcccagaCATGTCAGCAAGAAGAACACCAGAGAAGCAGGGTCCCGGGACAGGAGTTCTCGATCCCCAGGCAGAAGGTCACGGTCCCCAAGGCCAAGCAAACC GCACAACTCTAAGGtcaacaggagagagagaggccgcACTAAGAGCCCATCGCCTAAAAAAGAGGTCTATCAAAGGCGCCACGCTCCTGGATACACCAG AAAGCTCTCATCAGAGGAACTAGAGCGAAAACGGCAAGAGATGATGGAAAATGCCAAGTGGCGGGAGGAAGAGAGGCTAAACATCCTCAAGAGGCACGCTAAGGATGACGAACGGGAGCAGAAGCTGGAGAAGCTGGGCTCCCGAGATGGAAGGTTTATCCA TCGCATGAAGCTGGAGAGTGCATCTACCTCCTCCCTGGAGGACCGGGTAAAACGGAATATCTACTCTCTGCAGAGAACCTCAATAGCTCTGGAGAAGAACTTTATGAAAAGATGA